CTAATCGCGGCGGTACGGCGTTTCCAACAAGTCGATACGCGTCCGTCCTGCCCCCCGGGAACCAGTACGAATCACGAAACGACTGTAACCGTGCGGCCTCTCGGACAGTGAGCGACCGTGCTTCGGTGGGGTGGATAAACATGTGACCATCCTTCTGAATATGCGCGAGGATGGTTGACGCTGGCTTGGAGGGATTCTGTTTCTTATATTTGTCCGGGAACACGTCACCTCGGTAGGGGTGAAGGTCTTGGCTAACTTCCCCGATATTCCAACCCACACCGTGCCCAAGCAATTTGTAGATGGACAGGTCCAGATGGTTGTGCCACCGGCAACTGTGATTCCGTAGCGTCTGATCGTTCCAGTCGTCGCCATCCGGAATGTCACGCAACCATTCTTGATACGGTGACACCGGAGGGAGCGTATATTCCGTCGCTTCTTGTGGCGGCATCTCTCCGCTTGGTGAGACTGGTGGCAGGTCCATAATCGCGTCCGAAACAGTTAGATACGGTCGTGTAGCCGTGTTCTCCTTGTCAAAGGGCGGTACGGCTGGCTCCGTATCGAATGCACTCTGTGCGGACTCCCCGAAGGCATTGGGGCTACACCGTACCCGCATATTTCGTTCTGCCTCGTTTTTCGGTTCACGGTGTGTTCTCCACTTATTTAGGTTCGGGAGCGTGCTCCCTTCACGCGTTCCGATGAAGAAAACCCGTTTTCGATGCTGGGGGACCCCATAATCAGCTGCATCGGCTACTTCCCAGTCTGCGTGATACCCGAGCCCCTCCATCTCTTCGAGAATAATCTCAGGAACTGGCGTATCATTGCCGACTGGTTCTTCAGTAGACTCTGATTCTGTCGGTAGAGACTTCTGAACTGTGTCTGTCTCGACCACGGCAGTATCGTTGAGCAATCCCGGAACGTTCTCCATGACGAAGGCTGCCGGCTGGAAGTGCTCAACATACCGGAGAAAGTCACGGTACAGCAGATTTCGGTCGTCCTCTTCGGTCGATCTATGTTCCAGTGAGCCGAGTTTTGCCCGTCCAATAGTAGAAAATGAGGGACAAGGTGGTCCGCCTGCCACAAGATCAAGTGTCCCCGGTTCGATGTCTGGCCCGCCTATTTCTGGGTCAGTTTCACGAATGTCACCTTCGACTACGTGGTCACCGTGATTTCGACGGTAGGTTTCCACCGCAGCAGCGTCGCTGTCAATTGCCCAGCGGATATCGAAACCTGCGTTCTGGAGTCCCTGTGTAAACCCTCCGGCCCCACAAAATAGGTCGATTGCCGACGGCCGTTCTCCCATTATTTGTCTAATTGCAGAGGACAGGCAAAGAGATTAGGAACCGGGATTGCTTCCAAAGCTATCGAGTAGCACAAAGAATCGTTTTTGGATGTATAACTGCTCGGCGTCCTACCCGACGAGCAACTCAGTGTGAACTACCAAAAAAACCTCACATCACACTTTTTGACTAATCCCCAAGGCGCAGAGCTACACAAACCCAGTGCTTCTTGTGGTTCAGCGAAAGCCAGAGTGATTTATTACTCATTCATCACCGCAAAAAGCGTGCGGAACTGAGTCCGTTGGCTTGCTATTTCCGCACCGGGGTGTAGATCTCGAGATACTCTGACACGCTAAGCGCCGTGTTTCTATTCCATGATCTGCTTATCCGGACTGATCAATAAAATTGATGACGAGATGGGTCGTCCCCATATCGGTTTCAAACGGACCCTTGTGGAGTTGAAGCTCCTAATTGAGCGCATCGAGGTTATGCTCAAAATTTTCAGACTGATCCTTGTGGGGTGAAACATGTCTTCGAGCGTTGTGATATCTTTCTTGTGTGGGTTTCAGATGGATCCTTGTGTGATTGAAGTAGCATCGAGATCGAAAACAGCACGATCGATGCCGACCGTTCCAAACTTCCCCACAGCTGCTATCCTGATTGGTATTTCTAATCTCCGCATTCTCGTCCGCTGCTAGACCGACCCCCTTCTCTCTGTACGACATTCGCGGATGTCTCTCCGAATTGCGATGGTGACACATAGTTCGAATCCGCTTCTTTGGATGTAAAAAACCGCCAGACAGCGATACTGTCAGACAAAATCGTTCGCTCGGGGAACGAAATCAAGCGCGTCGGCGGTAGCTAGTATATAAATGTCCCACTGCCGTCTGTCGGATTCTAACCGTTCGGAAAAGGAACGGGCGCTGAGGGATTTGAACCCCCGACGGTTTGGTCCGAAGCCAAGCACTCTGTCCAAGCTGAGCTAAGCGCCCTGTATCCCATGGTATGACGACGTTATGGTTTAAACCAACCGGTTCCGCCGCGTGACGGTGCCGCGGTGACGGGATTATTCCGAAGTCGCTGCAGCGGGGTCGCCGTCAGTGTCGGCGGCGACGTCGGCCACGACGGCTTCCGTGTCGACGTCTCGTTCTTCGGCGAGTGCCTCGATGATGGCGCGCTGTTCGGCCAGTTCGGTCTCCATCCCGTCGACGCGGGTGTTGGTCTCGTCGACGGTGCTCCGCAGGTCTTCGAGCTGGGTCTTCAGCTCGTTGACCTTCTTGTAGAGGTCCTCGGCGATGTCGGCGACCTTCTGTATCTTTTTCGCGGTGGAACCCAGTCCCATGGCCACCGGTACGGAGAGCCGACATTTCCTCGTTTCGCTCGAACGTCGCTGTTAAGACGCCGCCGGCCACAGCGACGGTATGGACGACTTGCGGCTCGCTCCAACTGTCGGTATCGTCGGCTGCGTTCTGTATCTCCTTGCGCTCGCGGTTCCGTACGGGCTCGTCGAGACGGCGAGCGCCGTGGGGGCGTACTACAACTCGGGGGCGTTGTCCCCGCTGTTACCGGGCGTGTTCGCGCTCGTCTGTATCATCGTGCTGGCGGCCGGCCGCGAGGGGCGGTCTGACCCGAGCGTCGCGGCAGGCGCGAGCATCGGGATGGGCGTGTTTATCGTCGTTTTGAGTCTCCTCTGGGCGGTCACCGTCCCCGAGAGTCTCGTGCTGGGGCTGACCGAGTCGACGCTGATGGAACACCACCGCTGGGGCGTCGTCGCCGCCGGCTGTCTCATCCCGCTGGGTGGCACGTGGTTCGCCCGGGCGCTGGACCTGCTGTAGGCCCGTCCGCCCACCGGGGCGTCGTCCAGCGGTCTGTGGGCGCATCCGAAAGGCCCTTATGGGGTGGCGGCGGAGTTTCAGATGGACTAGGTCGGGGGGCTAGGCCCCCCTCCTCGCCCGCACTGTGGTCTTGAGCGGGGACCGAACACCGGGGGCGTCCGGTCTGACGGACGTGGACCCCGTGAGCTAACGTGGAAGCCTCGTCCCACGGGGACGGCGGTCCGCGTGGTCGCACCTGCAGGGGTGTGCCCACGTGGTTAAACGATGGCACTCCGCCAGGCACGGAAGTGAGCAGCGGACCATCGAACACCCGTCGCTCGTGGGGTCGCGGGGTGGAGGAGGCAAACGGGATTACCCGCGTCCGAACGCCGGGCTATCCTGGCTGTCCGTCCATTCATACCTTCTGCACCGACGAACAGGCCCTTCCAGACGCACCGCCGGAGAAGCGGCAGGCCCGCCGGACGAGCGCGTGTCGTAGTGAGTCGAACCGAGAAGCGTGCCATCGATAGTGACTGCTGTCTCTAATCTGTATTGCGGCGGGGTATCGAGATGCTGCTACTTCGGTGTCGGATTCCAACTTCGAATGCCGTAATGCTGTATTCACAGCCATTTATCGCCCGCTAATCGATATTCTTGTACGCTATTTCTATATACAGTTAGGAATTTTCGGATATATTTGCAGAAGGTTAAAATATGGCTGTGTAAGGCCGTATAAAACGACTTCCTCGCCGCTTCTATAAATACCGTTACTGCTTTGGCCCGTAGACTACGGCGGCTGGCCGTCGGCGTGCCACTCCTGGAGTTCGGTGCGCCGGATTTTCCCGCTGGTCGTCTGTGGCAACGCGTCGGCGAACTCGATTTCGCGGGGGTACTCGTACTCGGCGAGGTGGGTCCGAACGACGGACTCGATTTCCGACCGGAGCGGTTCCCGCGCTGGCGCGTCCGCGGCCGTCTGGACGTAGGCCTTGATGATTTCGCCCCGCGTGTCGTCGGGCACGCCGATGACGCCGGCCTGAACCACGTCGGGGTGTTCGAGAATCGCGCTCTCGACCTCCATCGGCCCGACGCGGTAGCCGCTCGTGATGATAACGTCGTCCTTGCGCGATTTGAACCAGACGTAGCCGTCGTCGTCCTGCCGGGCCAGGTCGCCGGTGACGAACCACCCCTCGACCTCCTTGGCCGCCGTCTTTTCCGGCATGTTCCAGTACTCGTCGAAGAACACCGAGCGGTCGTAGGGGCGCAGCGCTATCTCGCCGAGTTCGCCGGCCGGGACGGGGTCGGCGACGCCGCGGTCGGCGGCTTCGGGGTCCAGAACCGCCAGGTCGTACCCCGGCAGTGGCTTGCCCATGCTGCCGGGCCGGGTGTCGAACCAGTTCGAGTTGTTGGCGACGACGAGGTTCAGTTCCGTCTGGCCGTAGAACTCGTTGATTGTCACCGAGTCGAACGTCTCCGCCACCCAGTCGACGATTTCCGGCGTCAGCGACTCGCCGCCGACGGCGATGGTCTCGACGTCGAGGTCGTACGTCGCCGTCGGGTTCTCGACTGCCATCAGCATTCGCAGGGCCGTCGCCGGCACGAACGACCGGGTGACGCCGAACTCCGAGAGCAGGCCGAACGCCGCGTCGGCGTCGAAGCCCGAGGTGGGGTAGCCGACGACGGTCCCGCCGTGGTGCCACGTCGCAAAGAGCGTCCCGCCCAGCGCCGCGCCCCAGGCCCAGTCGGCGGGCGTCCAGACGGTCGCGTCCGGGCCGAGTCCCTGGTCGAAGAAGTTGTACGCCGCCGCCGCGCGCCCGAGCCAGAGCGCGTGGGAGTGGCGGACGCCCTTCGGCGGCCCCGTCGACCCGCTCGTGTACAGTATCGCCGTGTCGGTGGCCGGCGTCGCGTCGTAGGCTTCGATAGCCGCGTTGTCCGGCGCGGCGAGCACGTCCTCGAAGGCGTGAACGTTACCCGCCGGCGCGTCGGTCTCGATTTCGACCACGTGGTCCAGTGCCGGACAGTCGTCCCGGACCGCGTCGATATCGTCGCGTACTGCCGGGTCGACGACGGCGACGGTCGCGCCGGCGTCGGCCAGTCGGTACCGGAGCGCGTCCGTGCCGAACAGGACCGTCAGCGGAACCGACACGGCCCCGAGCTTCCAGTTCGCCAGGTGCGTTATCGGGTTCTGTGGCTTCTGTGGCACGACGACGCCGACTCGGTCGCCGGCCCCGACGCCGAGGTCGGCCAGCCCCGCCGCGAGCCGGTCGGAGAGCACGTCCAGCTCGCTGAACGTGTACTGTTCGCGCCGCCCGTCGGGGTCGGCCTGTTCGAGCGCCACCCGCTCGGGGTCGTCGTGTTTCCGCAGGAAGTCGACGGCCGGGTTGTACGACGACGGCAGGTCCCAGGTGAACCGCTCGCGTGCCTCGTCGTGGTCCTCGAAGTCCGGCATCACTGTCCAGACCATGCCGTCCCCGTCGGCTGGCTGTGTGTTGCGTTTTTCGGTCGGGACGCCGTCGCGGTCGAGCCGGCAGAACTTTCCGTCTCCGCCTCCCGACTCGACCGTGGACTCCAACGATATTCGCGCGGCGTGGGCCGACCGCTCGGGCGAATACTCTCCTACGTATTATGCGTACTACGGGGCTGACGAGACGAGCGAGTTGCTGCAGTCGATACTCGAAGACCACGTTGACCGGGACGCGGCCGTTCTGGAGGTGGGCTGTAGCTCCGGGCGGCACCTCGCCGCGCTGTCCGAGGCCGGCTACTCCGACCTGACCGGCGTCGACATCAACGCCGACGCGCTGGACGTGCTCGCGGAGACGTATCCCGAGCTCGCGGCCGACGGTTCGTTCCACGCGATGGCTATCGAGGAGTTCGTCGCGGACGTCGCGGACGACGCCTACGACGTCGTCTTCTCCGTCGAAACGCTCCAGCACATCCATCCGGACGCCGACTGGGCGTTCGGCGAACTGGCACGCATCGTCGACGACCTGCTGATAACCGTCGAGAACGAGGACGGCGACGCGGGCGAAGTGAACTACGTCGACGACGACGTCCCGCTGTACTACCGGGACTGGAACGCGGTGTTCACTTCCCGTGGACTCACTGAACTCGAGTCCAGGGACGGAGACCGGGACACCGTCCGCGTATTCCGCGATATGGGGTAGGATACGCGGTAGCTACGTCCAGCCGATAGATTCCAGCGACGCTCTGCGCGTTTTGAGACGAGCTACCGGCCGTACCGTCGTCGAAACGACCAGTCCAAAACGAGGTGCGGATGTTCGAGACGAGAACCGAAGTAGCGTCGGTCAGACTGGCGAACGAAGCGCGCGTGTGAGACGGCAGCGGATAGGGGAGTGGGCATCGCCCGGGTGAGATTGCAAACTACGGCCGAATGAAGCGGAGAAAATCTTGTGTTGGCGAATGCTTATATTGTCCTTTCTATCCACACATCTATTCCGTCAAATGGGGCCGTGAGTCATAGATGCCGAAAAAGTATTCAGCTATTTGGAACTGTCGTGGCGGAAATCACACGACTGAAATCCGACAGCTGTATCTTCACCGCCGCAAAACGGGCTCCTGGGCGCGATTTGGGACGTTTTACCGTGTATCCGTCGGAAAGACAGAATAACGTATGTACGCCTGTCATTCGAGTTGTTCAGTATTACTGAATGCTGGCCCGGTTGCGCAGAGGCCGGCTACCGACTGGGAGCAGGACGGGCACGCCGGTCGGCCCCACAGCACCACCGTGTGTGTCGTTGTCAGCACAAGATTCATATATTGTTGTAGTTTGCTACTCTGTATGAGGTACTACCAGCTACGCGACGGTAACTCACAGCGCTTAGCGGTCGCAACCGACGACGGGGCGTACGACCTGACCAGCGTCAAGCCACAGCTCCGGACGTTCCGTGACCTCCTCAAGGCGGCCTCGATTGCGGACACTGCACCGGATAGAGTCAGCGCTCGCCATCTCGACGACGCCGACCCGGTGTCGGAGGAGCGACTCGATGCGGACGCGATAGACCCGGTCGGCGCGGACGAGGTCTGGGCCGCGGGCGTCACGTACCAGATAAGCGAGGAAGCCCGCAAGGACGAGAGCGACATGCCGGAGATGTATCTCAACGTCTACGACGCCGAGCGACCGGAGATTTTCTTCAAGTCGACGCCCAACCGGACCGTCGGCCCCGACGAGGACGTCGGCATTCGCGCGGACTCCGAGTGGGACGTTCCCGAACCCGAACTCGGTATCGTGCTCTACGAGGGCGACATCGTCGGCTACACCATCGGCAACGACATGAGCAGTCGGTCTATCGAGGGCGAGAACCCACTCTACCTTCCGCAGGCCAAGGTGTACGACCGCTGTTGCTCGGTCGGCCCGACGGTCGTCACCGACATCGAGGACCCCCACTCGCTGTCGCTCTCGATGACGATTCACCGGAACGGCGAGTGTCTCTACAGCGGCGAGACGAACACGAGCGAGATGGACCGGACCTGTGAGGGCCTCGTCTCGACGTACACCGCACACAACGCGGTCCCGGAACTGTCCGTGCTGCTCACCGGGACGTGTCTCGTCCCCGACGACGACTTCACCCTGCAGGAGGGCGACGAAGTCGCTATCAGCATCGAGGACATCGGCACACTGAAAAACTCAGTCACCGTCGTCTGAAGCACCGACTGAGGTACGACTGCGGAGTCGCCGGTAGCCACCGCTCTCAGGGCTCCGTCCCGTGATACCACACCGCGACCCGGAACTGTTTTTATTGTGGGCCTGAATGTTTGCCTGTCGCATGAGCTACGCAGACCTACGAGACCCGAATGCAGAGTACACCATGCGCGACCTCTCGGCGGAGACCATGGGCCTTACCGACTCCCGGGGCGAGAGGCGCGACGTGGAGATAACCGACGTCCAGACCGTCATCGTCGACGGGAACTACCCGTGGACGCTCGTCCGCGTGTACACCGACGCGGGCGTCGCCGGGAACGGCGAAGCCTACTGGGGTGGTGCGATTCCTGAAATCATCGAGCGGCTCAAGCCGTTCGTCGTCGGCGAGAACCCGCTGGACATCGACCGCCTCTACGAGCACATGGTCCAGAAGATGTCCGGCGAGGGCTCCGTCGCCGGCAAGGACATCGCCGCCATCTCCGGTATCGAACTGGCGCTGCACGACGTGGCCGGGAAGATACTCGACGTGCCCGCCTACCAGCTGCTGGGCGGCAAGTACCGCGACGAGGTCCGGACCTACTGTGACTGTCACACCGAGGAGGAGGCCGACCCCGAGGCCTGCGCCGACGAGGCCGAGCGCGTCGTCGACGAACTGGGCTACGACGCCCTGAAGTTCGACCTCGACGTGCCAAGCGGCCACGAGAAGGACCGCGCGAACCGCCACCTCCGCCAGCCCGAAATCGAACACAAGGCAGAAATCGTCAAGCGCGTCACCGAGCGCGTCGGCGACAAGGCCGACGCCGCCTTCGACTGCCACTGGGCCTTCGCCAGCGGGAGCGCAAAGCGCCTCGCGCGCGAACTCGAACAGTACGACGTGTGGTGGCTCGAAGACCCCGTCCCGCCGGAGAACCACGACGTCCAGCGCGAGGTCACACAGTCCACGGGGACGCCCATCGCGGTCGGCGAGAACGTTTACCGGACCCACGGCCAGCGGAACCTGATTACGGATCAGGCCGTCGACATCATCGCGCCGGACTGCCCGAAGGTCGGCGGGATGCGCGAGACGGCGAAAATTGCGACGCTCGCGGACATGTTCTACGTCCCCGTCGCGATGCACAACGTCTCCTCGCCCATCGGGACGATGGCCTCCGCGCAGGTCGGCGCGGCCATCCCGAACGCGCTCGCCGTCGAGTATCACTCCTACGAACTGGGCTGGTGGGAGGACCTGGTCGAGCAGGACGACCTCATCCAGGACGGCTACATGCCCATCCCCGAGGAACCGGGCCTCGGTCTGACGCTGGACTTCGACGCCGTCGAGGAGCACCTCGCCGACGGCCAGGAACTGTTCGACGAGTAACGACCCACCGATTTCCGACACAGCGGACCTGACGGTCGTGGAACGACACTGCCGTCGGAGCTTGTTCGGCCCGCGTTGATTCTCCGTGTTCTTCCGACGCCTGTGCTGGGCCCGTCGTACGTGGCTCGCTGTCGACCCTCGATGCGGCGTCTCGGGCACGTGACCGGTTCTCCAGGTATTTTACAGAATTAACTATTATCATCGTATAACGTTCCGGTAGATTTATTTGCGTGAGCCGCAGTGTACAATAGTGTATGACTGATAATGACAGACTGGACGTGAGCACGGACAGGCGGAAGTACATGGCGGCACTCGGTGCCGGAATCGCCGCAGGCGTCGCGGGCTGTTCGGGTGACGGTGGCGACGGCAGTGGCGGCGACGGCGGGAGCGGTGACGGCAGTAGCGGCGACGGTGGCAGCACAAGTGGTGACGGGGGTAGTGGCAGCCAGTGGTCGAACACGCTCGAAGTCCTGCACGGCTGGGCGGGTGGCGACGGCGAGGCGGCTATCAACGCTCTCATCGAGGTGTTCCAGGAGGAATACCCCGACATGGACACCGATTTCCAGGCGGTCGGGGCGAGCGCCAACGTCAACCTCAACGCGACAATCCTCCGGCGGATGGTCAACGGGAACCCGATGAGTTCCTTCGCCAACTGGCCCGGGAACAATCTCGAACGCTACCGGGGCAACCTCAAGGACCTCGAAGCGGACGTCTGGGAGGCCGAAGGGTACAAGGACGTGATGCAGGACCGCGCGGTCGAACTGTGTACGTTCAACGGACAGATGCCCGCGGTCCCGCTGGGCTCACACCGGATGAACAACCTGTTCTACAACATCTCCGCGTTCGAGG
This genomic window from Haloarcula sp. DT43 contains:
- a CDS encoding DNA cytosine methyltransferase, coding for MGERPSAIDLFCGAGGFTQGLQNAGFDIRWAIDSDAAAVETYRRNHGDHVVEGDIRETDPEIGGPDIEPGTLDLVAGGPPCPSFSTIGRAKLGSLEHRSTEEDDRNLLYRDFLRYVEHFQPAAFVMENVPGLLNDTAVVETDTVQKSLPTESESTEEPVGNDTPVPEIILEEMEGLGYHADWEVADAADYGVPQHRKRVFFIGTREGSTLPNLNKWRTHREPKNEAERNMRVRCSPNAFGESAQSAFDTEPAVPPFDKENTATRPYLTVSDAIMDLPPVSPSGEMPPQEATEYTLPPVSPYQEWLRDIPDGDDWNDQTLRNHSCRWHNHLDLSIYKLLGHGVGWNIGEVSQDLHPYRGDVFPDKYKKQNPSKPASTILAHIQKDGHMFIHPTEARSLTVREAARLQSFRDSYWFPGGRTDAYRLVGNAVPPRLAHAVGHAIREETLEG
- a CDS encoding DUF7548 family protein, with amino-acid sequence MDDLRLAPTVGIVGCVLYLLALAVPYGLVETASAVGAYYNSGALSPLLPGVFALVCIIVLAAGREGRSDPSVAAGASIGMGVFIVVLSLLWAVTVPESLVLGLTESTLMEHHRWGVVAAGCLIPLGGTWFARALDLL
- a CDS encoding mandelate racemase/muconate lactonizing enzyme family protein, which gives rise to MSYADLRDPNAEYTMRDLSAETMGLTDSRGERRDVEITDVQTVIVDGNYPWTLVRVYTDAGVAGNGEAYWGGAIPEIIERLKPFVVGENPLDIDRLYEHMVQKMSGEGSVAGKDIAAISGIELALHDVAGKILDVPAYQLLGGKYRDEVRTYCDCHTEEEADPEACADEAERVVDELGYDALKFDLDVPSGHEKDRANRHLRQPEIEHKAEIVKRVTERVGDKADAAFDCHWAFASGSAKRLARELEQYDVWWLEDPVPPENHDVQREVTQSTGTPIAVGENVYRTHGQRNLITDQAVDIIAPDCPKVGGMRETAKIATLADMFYVPVAMHNVSSPIGTMASAQVGAAIPNALAVEYHSYELGWWEDLVEQDDLIQDGYMPIPEEPGLGLTLDFDAVEEHLADGQELFDE
- a CDS encoding acyl-CoA synthetase, with protein sequence MVWTVMPDFEDHDEARERFTWDLPSSYNPAVDFLRKHDDPERVALEQADPDGRREQYTFSELDVLSDRLAAGLADLGVGAGDRVGVVVPQKPQNPITHLANWKLGAVSVPLTVLFGTDALRYRLADAGATVAVVDPAVRDDIDAVRDDCPALDHVVEIETDAPAGNVHAFEDVLAAPDNAAIEAYDATPATDTAILYTSGSTGPPKGVRHSHALWLGRAAAAYNFFDQGLGPDATVWTPADWAWGAALGGTLFATWHHGGTVVGYPTSGFDADAAFGLLSEFGVTRSFVPATALRMLMAVENPTATYDLDVETIAVGGESLTPEIVDWVAETFDSVTINEFYGQTELNLVVANNSNWFDTRPGSMGKPLPGYDLAVLDPEAADRGVADPVPAGELGEIALRPYDRSVFFDEYWNMPEKTAAKEVEGWFVTGDLARQDDDGYVWFKSRKDDVIITSGYRVGPMEVESAILEHPDVVQAGVIGVPDDTRGEIIKAYVQTAADAPAREPLRSEIESVVRTHLAEYEYPREIEFADALPQTTSGKIRRTELQEWHADGQPP
- a CDS encoding DUF5798 family protein, translated to MGLGSTAKKIQKVADIAEDLYKKVNELKTQLEDLRSTVDETNTRVDGMETELAEQRAIIEALAEERDVDTEAVVADVAADTDGDPAAATSE
- a CDS encoding class I SAM-dependent methyltransferase, which encodes MDSNDIRAAWADRSGEYSPTYYAYYGADETSELLQSILEDHVDRDAAVLEVGCSSGRHLAALSEAGYSDLTGVDINADALDVLAETYPELAADGSFHAMAIEEFVADVADDAYDVVFSVETLQHIHPDADWAFGELARIVDDLLITVENEDGDAGEVNYVDDDVPLYYRDWNAVFTSRGLTELESRDGDRDTVRVFRDMG
- a CDS encoding fumarylacetoacetate hydrolase family protein, which produces MRYYQLRDGNSQRLAVATDDGAYDLTSVKPQLRTFRDLLKAASIADTAPDRVSARHLDDADPVSEERLDADAIDPVGADEVWAAGVTYQISEEARKDESDMPEMYLNVYDAERPEIFFKSTPNRTVGPDEDVGIRADSEWDVPEPELGIVLYEGDIVGYTIGNDMSSRSIEGENPLYLPQAKVYDRCCSVGPTVVTDIEDPHSLSLSMTIHRNGECLYSGETNTSEMDRTCEGLVSTYTAHNAVPELSVLLTGTCLVPDDDFTLQEGDEVAISIEDIGTLKNSVTVV